In the Candidatus Poribacteria bacterium genome, one interval contains:
- a CDS encoding ABC transporter permease, translated as MKLRDAIRAGIAHLAQNKLRASLSILGIFIGIASVLCMMAIGDGAKLIIARDIETLGGANQVQLWTRTSIWKRRRLVRRTTERYTLEDALAIEAECPNVLYVLPKHEGYSTFVTSRNGNQARPLLEGVTADYARGMKWELQAGRFLSEGDIENAKQVCVLGADTAVELFGEESAIGQEVKIRYHWRGATVRLRVVGIMKKKGRSLSFGWYSLDDALCVPLTTYQQRITGTRYLEDMVVFFEKGAEIESIIDSVKQILRKRHRGKDDFIGYWIAKWTARRLEHIEKVIKITLGSIAGFSLFVSGIGIMNICLVSVGEKTREIGLRKSIGAKRIHIFWQFLTESICLCLCGGVLGIAGGWVAAQGMTRLAVRIVKVVPEWPVVLSLPWITTAVIFSIFMGITFGVYPAMQAARLSPIDAIRTEN; from the coding sequence ATGAAACTACGCGACGCTATCCGCGCAGGTATTGCGCACCTTGCTCAAAATAAACTCCGCGCCAGTTTATCCATTCTCGGTATCTTTATCGGGATTGCCAGCGTGCTGTGCATGATGGCAATCGGCGACGGTGCGAAACTTATCATCGCTCGAGATATTGAAACACTCGGCGGCGCAAACCAAGTCCAGTTGTGGACCCGGACCTCTATTTGGAAACGCCGACGGTTGGTTCGGCGGACGACTGAACGGTATACCCTTGAGGACGCTCTTGCTATTGAGGCAGAATGCCCGAATGTTCTATATGTCCTGCCCAAACACGAAGGCTATTCAACTTTCGTTACGAGTCGTAACGGAAATCAAGCGAGACCGCTTCTGGAAGGTGTTACCGCAGACTACGCACGCGGCATGAAATGGGAGTTACAAGCGGGCAGATTCCTTTCGGAGGGCGATATCGAAAACGCAAAGCAGGTGTGTGTCCTCGGTGCCGATACCGCTGTTGAACTGTTTGGAGAGGAATCCGCAATTGGACAAGAGGTAAAGATTCGGTATCATTGGCGGGGCGCAACGGTGAGGTTACGGGTTGTAGGGATAATGAAAAAAAAGGGGCGTAGCCTCAGTTTCGGGTGGTATTCTTTAGATGATGCCTTATGTGTGCCGCTAACAACGTATCAGCAACGGATCACAGGCACCCGTTATCTTGAAGACATGGTCGTCTTTTTTGAAAAAGGTGCGGAGATTGAAAGCATCATTGATTCAGTCAAGCAGATTCTACGTAAAAGACACCGAGGGAAAGATGACTTTATCGGATATTGGATAGCAAAATGGACAGCAAGGCGACTTGAGCATATCGAAAAGGTGATAAAAATCACTTTGGGGAGCATTGCTGGCTTTTCACTCTTTGTGAGTGGCATCGGCATCATGAATATCTGCCTCGTCTCCGTCGGCGAGAAAACACGGGAAATAGGTTTACGGAAATCGATAGGAGCGAAACGGATTCACATCTTCTGGCAATTTTTGACAGAATCGATCTGTCTCTGTTTGTGCGGTGGTGTGCTTGGTATTGCGGGGGGTTGGGTCGCGGCACAGGGCATGACACGACTTGCCGTTCGTATTGTAAAGGTTGTGCCAGAGTGGCCCGTTGTGCTCTCTTTACCGTGGATAACGACTGCTGTTATCTTTTCAATTTTTATGGGTATTACTTTCGGTGTCTATCCGGCGATGCAAGCGGCGCGGCTTTCACCGATTGATGCAATCCGCACCGAAAATTAA
- a CDS encoding ABC transporter permease, protein MKFRDAIHAGIVHLAENKLRAGLSILGIFIGIASVLCMMAIGDGAKKIISDRIETLGGVDQVQLRNNYGVFRRGRWHRITERLKFEDALAIEAEVPNIRYVLPKNESYRILITNRDGRQARPILEGVTADYAHGMHWSVQEGRFISESDVTQALQVCVLGNNVATELFGETSPIGKEVNIKYRYWYASTRARVIGVMAVKGIGVGSTWTLDDVVCVPLTTHQQRISGYDYIERITIFTEKDVDKSAIIASARAVIRRKHQNRDDFVRHWVPTGGVKRLEHIQRVIKIALGSIAGFSLFVSGIGIMNICLVSVGEKTREIGLRKSVGAKQIHVFWQFLTESICLCLCGGVLGIAGGWVAGHGMARLAVRIVPIVPEWPVVLSLQWIVTSVIFSLFMGISFGVYPAMRAAWLSPIDALRSEN, encoded by the coding sequence ATGAAATTTCGTGACGCTATCCACGCAGGTATTGTGCATCTTGCTGAAAATAAGCTCCGTGCCGGTTTATCCATTCTCGGTATCTTTATTGGGATTGCCAGTGTGCTGTGCATGATGGCAATCGGTGATGGCGCGAAGAAGATCATCTCTGATAGGATTGAAACGCTCGGTGGGGTTGACCAAGTGCAACTCCGAAACAACTATGGTGTTTTTCGTAGGGGACGCTGGCACCGCATAACGGAGCGTCTCAAATTTGAAGATGCGCTCGCGATTGAAGCTGAGGTGCCTAATATCCGATACGTCTTGCCGAAAAATGAAAGTTACCGTATTCTCATTACCAACCGAGACGGCAGACAAGCGCGACCTATTCTGGAAGGTGTAACAGCAGACTATGCACACGGAATGCACTGGAGCGTTCAAGAAGGCAGATTTATCTCTGAAAGCGATGTAACACAAGCCCTGCAAGTCTGTGTACTGGGGAACAATGTTGCCACTGAATTGTTTGGAGAGACATCTCCGATTGGAAAAGAGGTAAATATTAAATATCGTTATTGGTACGCATCTACCAGGGCGCGTGTTATAGGTGTGATGGCAGTAAAGGGCATAGGGGTTGGCTCTACATGGACCCTTGATGATGTTGTCTGTGTACCATTGACGACACACCAACAGCGGATTTCAGGCTATGACTATATAGAACGTATTACGATTTTCACCGAGAAGGATGTAGATAAGTCCGCAATTATTGCTTCGGCACGCGCTGTGATTCGCAGAAAACACCAGAACAGAGATGATTTTGTCCGTCATTGGGTACCCACGGGAGGCGTGAAACGACTTGAGCATATCCAAAGAGTGATAAAAATTGCTTTGGGGAGCATTGCGGGTTTCTCGTTGTTTGTGAGTGGTATAGGTATTATGAACATCTGTCTTGTTTCTGTCGGTGAGAAGACGCGGGAGATAGGCTTGCGGAAATCGGTAGGAGCGAAACAGATTCACGTTTTCTGGCAGTTCTTGACGGAATCGATCTGTCTCTGTTTATGTGGTGGCGTGCTCGGCATTGCAGGAGGTTGGGTGGCAGGGCACGGCATGGCGCGACTCGCTGTTCGCATCGTGCCGATTGTACCGGAATGGCCCGTTGTCCTCTCTTTACAGTGGATAGTTACTTCTGTTATCTTCTCACTGTTCATGGGAATCAGTTTCGGTGTCTACCCGGCGATGCGGGCGGCGTGGCTTTCACCGATTGACGCACTCCGCAGTGAAAATTAA